The following proteins come from a genomic window of Calorimonas adulescens:
- a CDS encoding nucleotidyltransferase domain-containing protein, with translation MISEQKKKVILMIDDVLKNQNVIWAFTGSASFVIQGMQMPVHDIDIQTDKDGAYKIEKLFSEYIVAPVQFCGTESIRSHFGKLMISNEKVELMGDIQKRLPSGEWENPISLKELIKYIDFEGHSIPVLSLEYEYHAYKILGRYDKADQLLAFIKNSSYKSQ, from the coding sequence TTGATTTCTGAGCAAAAGAAAAAAGTCATCTTGATGATTGACGATGTCCTGAAAAATCAAAACGTTATATGGGCTTTTACGGGAAGTGCAAGTTTTGTCATACAAGGGATGCAGATGCCTGTGCATGATATAGATATCCAAACCGATAAAGACGGTGCATATAAAATTGAAAAATTGTTTTCTGAATACATCGTGGCCCCCGTACAATTTTGTGGCACTGAATCCATTAGATCGCATTTTGGAAAACTTATGATTTCAAATGAAAAAGTTGAACTGATGGGAGATATTCAAAAACGATTACCCTCTGGCGAATGGGAAAATCCGATTTCATTAAAAGAGCTTATAAAGTATATCGATTTTGAGGGGCATAGTATACCTGTCTTATCTTTGGAGTATGAATATCACGCATACAAAATATTGGGCAGATATGATAAAGCTGACCAACTACTGGCATTTATAAAAAATTCGTCATATAAATCCCAGTAA